The following are encoded in a window of Pseudomonas sp. JQ170C genomic DNA:
- a CDS encoding threonine aldolase family protein translates to MTDQSQQFASDNYSGICPEAWAAMEKANQGHDRSYGDDQWTARAAEYFRQLFETDCEVFFAFNGTAANSLALSSLCQSYHSVICSETAHVETDECGAPEFFSNGSKLLTARSVAGKLTPESIREVALKRQDIHYPKPRVVTITQATEVGTVYHPDELKAISATCKELGLNLHMDGARFSNACAHLGVSPAELTWKAGVDVLCFGGTKNGMAVGEAILFFNRKLAEDFDYRCKQAGQLASKMRFLSAPWVGLLENDAWLKYGSHANRCAQLLSELVSDVPGVELMFPVQANGVFLQMSEPALETLRNKGWRFYTFIGSGGARFMCSWDTDEARVRELAADIRAAMGA, encoded by the coding sequence ATGACAGATCAAAGCCAGCAATTCGCCAGCGACAACTACTCCGGTATCTGCCCCGAAGCCTGGGCCGCAATGGAAAAAGCCAACCAGGGTCATGACCGCTCATACGGCGACGACCAATGGACTGCCCGCGCCGCCGAGTATTTCCGCCAACTGTTTGAAACCGACTGCGAAGTGTTCTTCGCCTTCAACGGCACCGCCGCCAACTCCCTGGCGCTGTCGTCGCTGTGCCAGAGCTACCACAGCGTGATCTGCTCGGAGACCGCCCACGTCGAGACCGACGAGTGCGGTGCCCCGGAGTTCTTCTCCAACGGCTCCAAGCTGCTGACCGCGCGCAGCGTGGCCGGCAAGCTCACCCCCGAGTCGATCCGCGAAGTCGCCCTCAAGCGCCAGGACATCCACTACCCCAAGCCTCGGGTGGTCACCATCACCCAGGCCACGGAAGTCGGCACCGTCTACCACCCTGACGAGCTCAAGGCGATCAGCGCCACCTGCAAGGAACTGGGCCTGAACCTGCACATGGACGGCGCCCGCTTCAGCAACGCCTGCGCCCACCTGGGCGTTTCGCCGGCCGAGCTGACCTGGAAGGCCGGCGTCGATGTGCTGTGCTTTGGCGGCACCAAGAACGGCATGGCGGTGGGTGAGGCGATCCTGTTCTTCAACCGCAAGCTGGCGGAAGACTTCGACTACCGCTGCAAGCAGGCAGGCCAGTTGGCCTCGAAAATGCGTTTTCTGTCGGCCCCGTGGGTGGGCTTGCTGGAAAACGATGCCTGGCTCAAGTACGGCAGCCATGCCAATCGTTGCGCGCAGTTGCTCAGCGAACTGGTCAGCGATGTACCGGGTGTGGAACTGATGTTCCCGGTGCAGGCCAACGGGGTATTCCTGCAGATGTCGGAACCGGCCCTGGAAACCTTGCGCAACAAGGGCTGGCGCTTCTACACCTTCATTGGCAGCGGTGGTGCGCGGTTCATGTGCTCGTGGGATACCGATGAAGCACGGGTGCGCGAGCTGGCGGCGGATATCCGCGCGGCCATGGGGGCCTGA
- the glyA gene encoding serine hydroxymethyltransferase encodes MFSKQDQIQGYDDALLAAMNAEEQRQEDHIELIASENYTSKRVMQAQGSGLTNKYAEGYPGKRYYGGCEHVDKVEQLAIDRAKQLFGADYANVQPHSGSSANSAVYLALLQAGDTILGMSLAHGGHLTHGAKVSSSGKLYNAVQYGIDTTTGLIDYDEVERLAVECKPKMIVAGFSAYSKTLDFPRFRQIADKVGAYLFVDMAHVAGLVAAGLYPNPLPYADVVTTTTHKTLRGPRGGLILARSNEEIEKKLNAAVFPGAQGGPLMHVIAGKAVCFKEALEPGFKTYQQQVIDNAQAMAKVFIERGFDVVSGGTDNHLFLVSLIRQGLTGKDADAALGRAHITVNKNAVPNDPQSPFVTSGLRIGTPAVTSRGFKVAQCVELAGWICDILDNLGDADVEADVAKNVSALCADFPVYR; translated from the coding sequence ATGTTCAGCAAGCAAGACCAGATCCAGGGTTACGACGATGCACTGCTGGCGGCGATGAATGCCGAGGAGCAACGCCAGGAAGATCACATCGAGCTGATCGCCTCGGAAAACTACACCAGCAAGCGCGTCATGCAGGCCCAGGGCAGCGGCCTGACCAACAAATACGCCGAAGGTTACCCGGGCAAGCGCTACTACGGCGGTTGCGAGCATGTGGATAAAGTCGAGCAACTGGCCATCGACCGCGCCAAGCAGCTGTTCGGTGCCGACTATGCCAACGTCCAGCCGCACTCCGGCTCCTCGGCCAACAGCGCCGTGTACCTGGCCCTGCTGCAAGCGGGCGACACCATTCTGGGCATGAGCCTGGCCCACGGCGGCCACCTGACCCACGGCGCCAAGGTGTCGTCCTCGGGCAAGCTGTACAACGCGGTGCAGTACGGCATCGACACCACCACGGGGCTGATCGACTACGACGAAGTCGAGCGCCTGGCCGTCGAGTGCAAGCCGAAGATGATCGTCGCCGGCTTCTCGGCCTACTCCAAGACCCTGGACTTCCCGCGCTTTCGCCAGATCGCCGACAAGGTCGGCGCCTACCTGTTCGTCGACATGGCCCACGTGGCAGGCCTGGTGGCCGCCGGCCTGTACCCGAACCCGCTGCCGTACGCCGATGTGGTCACCACCACCACCCACAAGACCCTGCGCGGCCCACGGGGTGGCCTGATCCTGGCGCGCAGCAACGAAGAGATCGAGAAGAAGCTCAACGCCGCGGTATTCCCCGGCGCCCAGGGCGGCCCGCTGATGCACGTCATCGCCGGCAAGGCAGTGTGCTTCAAGGAGGCACTGGAACCAGGCTTCAAGACTTATCAACAGCAAGTGATCGACAACGCCCAGGCCATGGCCAAGGTGTTCATCGAACGTGGTTTCGATGTGGTCTCCGGTGGCACCGACAACCACCTGTTCCTGGTCAGCCTGATCCGCCAGGGCCTGACCGGCAAAGACGCCGACGCCGCCCTGGGCCGTGCTCACATCACCGTTAACAAGAACGCCGTACCGAACGATCCACAGTCGCCGTTCGTGACCTCGGGCCTGCGTATCGGTACTCCGGCAGTCACCAGCCGCGGCTTCAAGGTTGCCCAGTGCGTGGAACTGGCCGGCTGGATCTGCGACATCCTCGACAACCTCGGCGATGCCGATGTCGAGGCCGATGTTGCGAAGAACGTGTCGGCACTGTGTGCAGATTTTCCGGTTTATCGCTGA
- a CDS encoding sarcosine oxidase subunit delta: MLHIFCPHCGELRSEEEFHAAGQAHIPRPLDPNACTDVEWGDYMFFRDNPRGLHHELWIHAAGCRQYFNATRDTVTYEILETYPIGAKPQVTGKNTSPQLAVSGQGEKV, from the coding sequence ATGTTGCATATCTTCTGTCCCCATTGCGGCGAACTGCGCTCCGAAGAGGAGTTTCACGCCGCCGGTCAAGCGCACATCCCGCGGCCTCTGGACCCCAACGCCTGCACCGACGTGGAGTGGGGCGACTACATGTTCTTCCGCGACAACCCGCGCGGCCTGCACCACGAGCTGTGGATTCATGCCGCCGGATGCCGCCAGTACTTCAACGCCACCCGTGACACGGTGACCTACGAAATTCTGGAAACCTATCCAATCGGCGCCAAGCCGCAAGTGACCGGCAAAAACACCAGCCCGCAGTTGGCAGTCAGTGGTCAGGGAGAAAAGGTATGA
- a CDS encoding sarcosine oxidase subunit beta family protein — protein MQRYSGFGLFKHSLSHHENWQRMWRTPTPKKVYDVVIVGGGGHGLATAYYLAKEHGITNVAVVEKGWLGGGNTARNTTIVRSNYLWDESAHLYEHAMKLWEGLSQDINYNVMFSQRGVYNLCHTLQDMRDSERRVSANRLNGVDGELLNAQQVAEEIPYLDCSKNTRYPIMGATVQRRGGVARHDAVAWGFARAADALGVDLIQQTEVIGFRKENGVVIGVETNKGFIGAKRVGVVTAGNSGHMAKLAGFRLPIESHPLQALVSEPLKPIIDSVIMSNAVHGYISQSDKGDLVIGAGIDGWVGYGQRGSYPVIEHTLQAIVEMFPILSRVRMNRQWGGIVDTTPDACPIISKTPVKNMFFNCGWGTGGFKATPGSGNVFAASLAKGEMHPLAKPFSIDRFHNGALIDEHGAAAVAH, from the coding sequence ATGCAACGTTACTCAGGCTTCGGCCTCTTCAAGCACTCGCTCAGCCACCACGAAAACTGGCAGCGCATGTGGCGCACGCCGACCCCGAAAAAAGTCTACGACGTGGTCATCGTCGGGGGTGGCGGGCACGGCCTGGCCACCGCCTACTACCTGGCCAAGGAACACGGCATCACCAATGTGGCAGTGGTCGAGAAAGGCTGGCTGGGTGGCGGCAACACGGCGCGCAACACCACCATCGTGCGTTCCAATTACCTGTGGGATGAGTCGGCGCACCTGTACGAACACGCCATGAAACTTTGGGAAGGCTTGTCGCAGGACATCAACTACAACGTGATGTTCTCCCAGCGCGGTGTCTACAACCTGTGCCACACCCTGCAGGACATGCGCGACTCGGAGCGCCGGGTCAGCGCCAACCGCCTCAATGGCGTGGACGGCGAACTGCTCAATGCCCAGCAAGTGGCCGAAGAGATCCCTTACCTGGACTGCTCCAAGAACACCCGCTATCCGATCATGGGCGCCACCGTGCAACGGCGCGGCGGCGTGGCCCGTCACGACGCCGTGGCCTGGGGCTTTGCCCGCGCCGCCGACGCCCTGGGCGTGGACCTGATCCAGCAGACCGAAGTGATCGGCTTTCGCAAGGAAAACGGCGTGGTCATCGGCGTGGAAACCAACAAGGGCTTCATCGGTGCCAAGCGCGTCGGTGTGGTCACTGCCGGTAACTCCGGACACATGGCCAAGCTCGCCGGCTTCCGCCTGCCGATCGAATCGCATCCGCTGCAGGCGCTGGTGTCCGAACCGCTCAAGCCGATTATCGACAGCGTGATCATGTCCAACGCCGTGCACGGCTACATCAGCCAGTCGGACAAGGGCGACCTGGTGATCGGCGCCGGTATCGACGGCTGGGTCGGCTACGGCCAGCGCGGCTCTTACCCGGTGATCGAGCACACGCTGCAGGCCATCGTCGAAATGTTCCCGATTCTTTCGCGGGTGCGCATGAACCGCCAGTGGGGCGGCATCGTCGACACCACGCCGGACGCCTGCCCGATCATCTCCAAGACCCCGGTGAAGAACATGTTCTTCAACTGCGGCTGGGGTACCGGTGGCTTCAAGGCCACCCCCGGTTCGGGCAACGTCTTTGCCGCAAGCTTGGCCAAGGGCGAAATGCACCCGCTGGCCAAACCCTTTTCCATCGACCGTTTCCACAACGGTGCACTGATCGACGAACACGGCGCCGCCGCTGTCGCCCACTAA